In Ruminococcaceae bacterium BL-4, one DNA window encodes the following:
- a CDS encoding ABC transporter ATP-binding protein, translating to MLEVSHLTKQYKKLKANDDISFTVYPGEIAVLIGPNGAGKSTAIKCIAGLLRFHGNITVCGNPNKSTEAKKYFGYIPELPAPIEMLTVEEHMEFIGRAYRVENWKEKTDHLLERLELSDKRQKLGKELSKGMQQKLSIACALLPSPKVILLDEPLIGLDPHAIKELKMMMQELRQAGCTILVSTHMLDSVSELWDRALIMMNGKIAAIRTRKEVEESGENLEETFFQITEGNPQGPQEDEEEKA from the coding sequence ATGCTGGAAGTATCACATCTGACGAAACAGTACAAAAAGTTAAAGGCAAACGATGACATTTCATTTACGGTCTATCCGGGGGAAATTGCGGTTTTGATCGGACCAAACGGCGCAGGAAAAAGTACGGCAATCAAGTGTATTGCAGGACTTTTGCGGTTTCATGGGAATATTACCGTTTGTGGAAATCCAAATAAAAGCACAGAGGCAAAAAAATATTTTGGATATATTCCGGAGTTACCTGCCCCTATTGAAATGCTTACGGTAGAGGAGCATATGGAATTTATCGGCAGGGCATACCGGGTAGAAAATTGGAAAGAAAAAACAGATCATTTGTTGGAACGACTTGAGCTTTCCGATAAACGGCAAAAATTAGGAAAAGAACTTTCAAAAGGCATGCAGCAAAAGCTTTCGATTGCCTGTGCGCTGCTGCCGAGTCCAAAAGTGATTTTACTTGACGAACCGCTGATCGGGCTTGATCCGCATGCCATCAAAGAGCTGAAGATGATGATGCAGGAGTTAAGACAAGCGGGCTGCACCATCTTAGTCTCTACGCATATGCTGGACAGCGTTTCAGAACTTTGGGACCGCGCACTGATTATGATGAATGGAAAAATTGCAGCAATCCGCACCCGGAAAGAAGTCGAAGAGAGCGGAGAAAATTTGGAAGAGACGTTTTTTCAAATTACGGAAGGAAATCCTCAGGGGCCGCAGGAAGACGAGGAGGAAAAAGCATGA
- a CDS encoding conserved membrane protein of unknown function (Evidence 4 : Unknown function but conserved in other organisms), with translation MNAIGYLMRKEIKNSLKELLHKPAKLVLYIVITAFFVFMLVMGAFSASERQRAMDIRYLQAGYLALLIFFLCSNLYAGLQRGATFFSMSDVNYLFVSPLSSKRILIYGLIKQMGSTIITMLFLVCYSATLMQNFSISTADMLLMIFGVILVAFSTQVLSLLLYSVTNQDDRKVQIARGFITMIPVCAVLILLFAYWQSGFSLDAMLTAMAGPQIEWLPIAGWIKGAIFALMGKNFFRALILIGVFVLALLGIIIAFIKSDADYYEDVLDMTEHNYAIQRAAKSGRTSANAALRSRKIRVNKTGLNGGWGASAFFYKHVLEIRRKDRLPFVGKSTFACLAICLVVSKIVEINFGGEEDMSPGTLMMICLIIAGYVEYFMQVSGPWTLELIKPYIYLVPEKPFKKLLWAVLSSIIKPFVDGVILFTVMCVVLRGNPLTAISCALCLGTLGMAFISVSVLSERLFGRVQNKGLVLIFYLLVMMIIVLPGVIASGYLVSQFLPKIPGWVCGLPAILWNAVASIGIFAACRNILENTELEL, from the coding sequence ATGAATGCCATTGGATACCTAATGCGCAAAGAGATCAAAAACAGCCTCAAGGAATTGCTGCATAAGCCAGCCAAGCTGGTTTTATACATAGTGATTACAGCATTCTTTGTCTTTATGCTGGTCATGGGGGCATTTTCTGCATCAGAGCGTCAGCGTGCAATGGATATTCGTTATTTGCAGGCAGGCTACCTAGCCCTTTTGATTTTCTTTTTGTGCAGTAATCTTTATGCCGGTTTACAGCGGGGGGCAACCTTTTTTTCGATGAGCGATGTCAACTATTTGTTTGTTTCGCCGTTGAGTTCAAAGCGGATTTTAATTTATGGATTGATTAAACAAATGGGCAGCACAATTATTACGATGCTGTTTTTGGTTTGTTATTCTGCAACGCTGATGCAGAACTTTTCAATTTCCACAGCTGATATGTTGTTAATGATTTTTGGCGTGATCTTAGTGGCGTTTAGTACGCAGGTGCTTTCGCTGCTGCTTTACAGCGTGACCAATCAAGATGACCGTAAGGTGCAGATTGCGCGGGGATTTATTACGATGATTCCGGTTTGTGCAGTGTTGATTTTGCTCTTTGCTTATTGGCAGAGCGGATTTTCACTGGATGCTATGCTCACAGCGATGGCAGGCCCACAAATAGAATGGCTTCCGATAGCGGGCTGGATTAAAGGTGCAATTTTTGCATTGATGGGAAAGAACTTTTTTCGGGCTTTGATTTTAATTGGTGTTTTTGTACTGGCTTTACTGGGAATCATTATCGCGTTTATTAAAAGTGATGCAGATTATTACGAAGACGTGCTCGATATGACCGAGCATAATTATGCGATTCAGCGTGCAGCAAAATCAGGGCGTACTTCTGCGAATGCTGCTCTGCGCAGCCGAAAAATTCGTGTCAATAAAACCGGCCTCAATGGCGGTTGGGGAGCAAGTGCCTTCTTTTATAAGCATGTTTTGGAAATACGTCGTAAGGATAGACTGCCTTTTGTCGGAAAATCAACTTTTGCCTGCTTAGCAATTTGTCTTGTAGTCAGCAAAATCGTTGAGATAAATTTTGGCGGAGAAGAAGACATGTCGCCCGGGACATTAATGATGATCTGCTTGATTATCGCGGGATATGTGGAATATTTTATGCAGGTTTCGGGTCCTTGGACTTTGGAACTTATAAAACCATACATTTATTTGGTGCCGGAAAAACCATTTAAAAAACTTCTTTGGGCGGTGCTCTCATCGATTATCAAACCGTTTGTAGATGGAGTGATCCTTTTTACCGTAATGTGTGTTGTCCTTCGGGGCAATCCGCTCACTGCGATTTCTTGTGCACTTTGCCTCGGTACCTTAGGAATGGCCTTTATTTCTGTTTCTGTTTTGTCTGAGCGCCTTTTTGGGCGTGTACAAAATAAGGGCTTGGTCTTGATCTTTTATTTGCTGGTCATGATGATCATTGTTTTGCCGGGAGTCATTGCCAGTGGATATCTTGTATCACAATTTCTGCCCAAGATCCCAGGTTGGGTTTGTGGGCTGCCTGCAATTCTTTGGAATGCTGTTGCTAGTATCGGTATTTTTGCCGCTTGCAGAAACATTTTGGAGAATACAGAACTGGAACTTTAA
- the aroF gene encoding Phospho-2-dehydro-3-deoxyheptonate aldolase, protein MIILMKKGCTNDQVQKVIAVLKNKGLGANLSTGSQATIIGVLGDKSRLETENLELMDGVEKCVPIMHSYKLASREMVPEGRKVKIKNVIIGGKELVMMAGPCAVESEQQIIAAAQGVKKAGAQFLRGGAYKPRTSPYAFQGLEDEGYRLLRKAADETGLLVISEVTDYEQIDVAGKYCDMLQVGARNMQNFRLLRELGRSGLPVLLKRGMASTIEEWLDAAEYILSEGNSNVVLCERGIRTFETATRNTLDVSAVPVVKERSSLPIIIDPSHAAGKQRYVEPLALAGIAAGADGLIVEVHPEPKKAMSDAAQQLTFEQYAALFQHAEKVAEAIGRTL, encoded by the coding sequence ATGATTATTTTAATGAAAAAGGGCTGCACGAATGATCAAGTTCAAAAAGTGATTGCAGTTTTAAAAAACAAAGGGTTAGGAGCAAACCTTTCTACCGGAAGTCAGGCAACGATTATTGGCGTTCTGGGAGATAAAAGCCGCTTGGAGACTGAAAATTTGGAATTGATGGACGGAGTAGAAAAATGTGTTCCGATTATGCATAGCTATAAGCTTGCGAGTCGTGAGATGGTCCCGGAAGGACGTAAAGTAAAGATAAAAAATGTAATAATCGGCGGAAAAGAGCTAGTGATGATGGCAGGCCCCTGTGCAGTGGAAAGTGAACAACAGATTATAGCGGCAGCACAGGGCGTTAAAAAAGCTGGTGCGCAGTTTTTACGTGGTGGTGCATATAAGCCAAGAACAAGCCCATATGCGTTTCAAGGGCTGGAAGATGAAGGATATCGCCTCCTTCGTAAAGCTGCAGATGAAACGGGTCTTCTTGTAATCAGTGAAGTAACCGATTATGAACAAATCGACGTTGCGGGAAAATATTGTGATATGCTGCAGGTGGGAGCCCGGAATATGCAAAATTTCCGCCTTTTGCGGGAACTTGGACGCAGCGGGCTACCGGTACTTTTAAAGCGTGGAATGGCCTCTACAATCGAAGAGTGGCTGGATGCTGCCGAGTATATTTTGAGCGAAGGCAATTCAAATGTCGTCCTCTGTGAGCGTGGAATTCGTACGTTTGAGACAGCGACCCGCAATACGTTAGATGTCTCTGCCGTGCCGGTAGTAAAAGAGCGCAGCAGCTTGCCAATTATCATAGATCCTTCTCATGCGGCCGGCAAGCAGCGCTATGTGGAGCCTTTGGCTTTAGCCGGTATTGCTGCGGGAGCGGATGGACTGATTGTAGAAGTACATCCTGAGCCCAAAAAAGCGATGAGTGATGCGGCGCAGCAGCTGACATTTGAACAGTATGCAGCACTTTTTCAGCATGCTGAAAAAGTGGCTGAAGCGATTGGACGTACCCTTTAA
- a CDS encoding Biotin transporter translates to MKIKNHTYLMVVSGLCVALTAVCAQLIVILPFTPVQITLSLCAVYMTGVLLPKRWAVYSQIAYILLGGIGIPIFGKFSGGLGVLAGPTGGYILVYPIMALIVAAILEKFSERNPLHYMLAMFISLVVCYIGGSIWFCFVGHVDLIKSLSLTVLPFIPFDLVKIAFCGFLAQALIKALSKQKQLFA, encoded by the coding sequence ATGAAAATCAAAAATCACACTTATCTGATGGTTGTATCAGGACTTTGCGTCGCTTTAACGGCTGTATGTGCACAGCTAATCGTAATTCTACCATTCACTCCAGTACAGATCACATTGTCTCTCTGTGCCGTTTACATGACGGGTGTTCTTTTGCCAAAGCGCTGGGCTGTTTACTCTCAGATTGCTTATATTTTGCTCGGTGGGATTGGAATCCCGATTTTCGGAAAATTTTCTGGTGGATTAGGCGTTCTGGCAGGTCCAACCGGAGGCTATATTTTGGTTTATCCGATTATGGCGCTGATTGTCGCGGCAATCTTGGAAAAATTTTCAGAACGCAATCCGCTTCACTATATGCTGGCAATGTTTATTTCTCTGGTCGTTTGCTACATAGGCGGCTCTATCTGGTTCTGCTTTGTAGGCCATGTCGATCTGATAAAATCATTGAGTCTAACTGTTTTGCCGTTTATTCCGTTTGATTTGGTTAAGATTGCTTTCTGCGGATTTTTGGCGCAGGCATTAATAAAAGCTCTTTCTAAACAAAAACAACTATTTGCTTGA
- the bioB gene encoding Biotin synthase, whose product MELICNLKNRLLSDGPEVCRKEALELIEAPLEELTSAARELQQKLCGTSFHLCTIINGKSGSCSEDCAYCAQSCRFHTGADIYGVLPPEEMAKSALNNYQQGIRRFSIVTSGRALTDQEVDEVCEGFSAIRKLCPIGLCSSNGLLTLPQLKKLKAAGVTRYHCNLETSRRFFPSICSTHTYDEKLQTLRWAKEAGLQLCSGGILGMGETMEDHIDMALTLRELGVDSVPMNVLNPIPGTPLENCPTLPYDEIRRTAAIFRFLLPKKQIRMAGGRALFPDKGLALMESGLNAAISGDMLTTYGISPKDDFSLAEKAGYHTIRS is encoded by the coding sequence ATGGAACTCATTTGCAATTTAAAAAACCGTCTCTTAAGCGATGGCCCAGAAGTCTGCCGCAAAGAGGCACTAGAATTAATAGAAGCCCCTTTAGAGGAACTCACAAGTGCTGCAAGAGAACTACAGCAAAAGCTTTGTGGAACTTCTTTTCACCTTTGCACCATTATCAACGGAAAAAGCGGAAGCTGTAGTGAAGACTGTGCTTACTGTGCGCAATCCTGTCGTTTTCATACAGGTGCCGACATCTACGGCGTTCTTCCTCCGGAAGAAATGGCCAAAAGTGCTCTCAATAACTATCAGCAGGGAATCCGACGCTTTTCGATTGTCACCTCCGGCCGAGCGCTCACCGATCAAGAAGTTGACGAAGTTTGTGAAGGCTTTTCTGCAATTCGTAAATTATGCCCTATTGGGCTTTGTTCTTCTAACGGATTGCTCACCCTCCCACAGCTCAAAAAGCTGAAAGCGGCCGGAGTAACCCGCTATCACTGCAATCTGGAAACCTCGCGCCGCTTTTTTCCGTCTATCTGTTCCACTCACACTTATGATGAAAAATTACAAACCCTTCGCTGGGCAAAAGAGGCTGGCTTACAGCTCTGCAGCGGTGGAATTCTCGGAATGGGAGAGACCATGGAAGACCATATTGACATGGCATTGACTCTGCGGGAATTAGGCGTCGATTCTGTTCCAATGAATGTATTAAATCCGATTCCGGGAACGCCTTTGGAAAACTGTCCGACACTCCCTTATGATGAGATTCGCCGTACCGCTGCAATTTTTCGCTTTCTACTTCCTAAAAAACAAATTCGTATGGCAGGAGGCCGCGCTCTGTTTCCCGACAAAGGACTTGCCCTGATGGAAAGCGGGTTAAATGCCGCCATTTCCGGCGATATGCTGACTACTTATGGAATCAGTCCTAAAGATGACTTTTCCTTAGCCGAAAAAGCAGGCTATCACACAATCCGTTCATAA
- a CDS encoding Biotin transporter has protein sequence MKESTKNLVFCAMCAAITCVLAPLSIPMPSGVPISLATFSVMLAGVLLGVKYGTLSQLVYLILGAVGLPVFAGYSSGVAALVGPTGGYLIGYLALVALSGVLYEHFGKNAQGRKKVIAMVLSMILGTIVLYAFGTAWFVVVTHTSPLSALILCVVPFLPGDAIKIAAVAVLVPQLEKALKRISPRCNPAA, from the coding sequence ATGAAAGAGTCCACCAAAAATTTAGTTTTCTGCGCAATGTGTGCGGCGATTACCTGTGTGTTGGCGCCGCTTTCGATTCCGATGCCGAGTGGAGTACCGATTTCTTTGGCTACTTTTTCCGTTATGTTGGCGGGAGTTTTGCTGGGGGTAAAATATGGGACTTTGAGTCAGCTTGTGTATCTGATTCTCGGTGCAGTCGGATTGCCGGTCTTTGCGGGATACAGTTCCGGGGTAGCGGCGCTTGTAGGTCCTACGGGAGGATACCTGATAGGATATCTTGCGCTGGTTGCGCTGAGCGGGGTGCTTTATGAGCACTTTGGAAAGAATGCACAAGGCAGAAAAAAAGTGATAGCAATGGTGCTGAGCATGATTTTAGGGACAATCGTGCTGTATGCGTTTGGAACAGCTTGGTTTGTTGTTGTTACCCATACGTCGCCGCTTTCCGCTTTAATACTTTGTGTTGTGCCGTTTTTGCCTGGCGATGCCATTAAAATTGCGGCAGTAGCAGTTCTAGTTCCACAGTTGGAAAAGGCGCTTAAAAGAATCAGTCCGCGTTGTAATCCGGCGGCTTAA
- a CDS encoding protein of unknown function (Evidence 5 : Unknown function): MYLRPHHGLCLLNFVGEGYSGEFTNNMNRTAALLKAHPETRIEIAEGADDLCKNCPHRKGSRCESDHPLLFDQLVLKEIKLSPGEKLTWKEFSDQTRELALNRLEEFCPGCQWLELCKKVSAAHREKRL; encoded by the coding sequence ATGTATTTACGGCCACACCATGGGCTGTGTCTTCTGAATTTTGTTGGGGAAGGCTACAGCGGTGAATTTACGAACAATATGAACCGAACAGCAGCGCTGCTTAAAGCGCACCCGGAAACGCGGATCGAGATTGCAGAGGGAGCAGATGATCTTTGCAAGAATTGTCCACACCGAAAGGGCAGCCGCTGTGAATCTGATCATCCGTTGCTGTTTGATCAACTGGTTCTCAAAGAAATAAAACTTTCTCCTGGAGAAAAACTGACATGGAAAGAATTTTCTGATCAGACAAGGGAACTTGCTCTTAACCGTCTGGAAGAATTTTGTCCGGGGTGTCAATGGCTGGAGCTTTGTAAAAAGGTTTCAGCGGCGCATAGAGAAAAAAGATTATAA
- a CDS encoding Cation transport protein: MSSKIRSPFRNTPPIRLIVLSFMLVILTGTILLIFPFCSRSGSFTAPIDALFVATSATCVTGLSPFDTWTHWNEVGQLIIILLIQVGGLGLVTFTTGVTLLLRRKMGLKELRLAVENTNGESGLIRHLIRITLGFTFSCELLGALLLMIRFVPIYGPYGVWISVFTAISAFCNAGFDILGLSDPGRSLIPYVSDPLVCITVGTLLVVGGLGFVVISDIFYAKIRPHLLHQDHVHRLSLQSKLVIYCSATLLLVGAILFFFLEDHNTLEGLSLGAKINASFFQSASARTAGFSSVHIASELDITKIVTILFMFIGASPGSTGGGIKTTTFVVLLFTVISVLHNKSYTVIQHHRVSQHIVYRSLAICSVAILTIILTTCVITFCDPINGIDALFESTSAFATVGLSADVTSRLTFWSKLALSFTMYLGRVGPVSLGLSMLLHRHKPQDKDTIRTDCIMPEAKISVG, translated from the coding sequence ATGTCTTCCAAGATTCGCTCCCCGTTCCGCAATACACCGCCAATCCGGCTGATTGTGCTTAGCTTTATGCTTGTAATTTTAACAGGGACTATTTTATTGATTTTTCCTTTTTGCAGCCGCAGCGGCAGCTTTACTGCTCCGATTGACGCGCTTTTTGTTGCAACTTCTGCAACCTGTGTAACTGGGCTGTCTCCTTTCGACACTTGGACACACTGGAATGAAGTCGGCCAGCTGATCATTATTCTTTTGATTCAAGTTGGCGGCTTGGGATTGGTTACTTTTACGACGGGCGTTACCTTACTGCTGCGCCGCAAAATGGGACTTAAGGAACTGCGGCTTGCCGTAGAAAACACCAATGGAGAAAGCGGTTTGATCCGTCATTTAATTCGTATCACGCTCGGCTTTACTTTCTCTTGTGAATTGCTTGGTGCACTTCTGCTGATGATTCGCTTTGTTCCAATTTATGGCCCCTATGGAGTTTGGATTTCTGTTTTTACTGCAATCTCTGCTTTCTGTAACGCTGGATTTGATATCTTGGGCCTTTCTGATCCTGGGCGGAGTTTGATTCCCTATGTATCTGATCCTCTGGTTTGTATCACTGTTGGGACGCTTCTCGTTGTCGGCGGACTTGGATTCGTTGTGATCAGCGATATTTTCTATGCGAAAATTCGGCCGCACCTTTTGCATCAGGATCATGTACATCGCCTTTCTCTTCAATCAAAATTGGTTATCTACTGCAGTGCCACCCTTCTTCTTGTAGGTGCCATCTTGTTCTTTTTCTTGGAAGATCACAACACTCTTGAGGGACTTTCTCTCGGTGCAAAGATCAACGCTTCTTTCTTTCAGTCCGCCAGCGCAAGAACAGCCGGATTTTCTTCTGTTCATATCGCGTCTGAATTGGACATTACAAAAATTGTCACGATTCTTTTCATGTTTATCGGTGCTTCACCAGGATCAACCGGAGGCGGTATTAAAACGACCACTTTTGTTGTGCTTCTCTTTACTGTAATTTCCGTACTGCACAACAAATCATATACCGTTATTCAGCATCATCGGGTCAGTCAGCACATTGTTTACCGTTCTCTCGCAATCTGCAGTGTAGCGATCTTGACCATTATTTTGACAACCTGTGTCATTACGTTCTGCGATCCTATTAACGGCATTGATGCTCTATTTGAATCCACCAGTGCCTTTGCAACCGTAGGACTCTCAGCAGATGTTACTTCAAGGCTTACATTTTGGTCAAAGCTTGCACTTTCATTTACGATGTATCTCGGCAGAGTCGGCCCTGTCTCCTTGGGACTCTCAATGCTTTTGCATCGGCATAAACCCCAAGATAAAGACACCATTCGAACAGACTGCATCATGCCGGAAGCTAAAATTAGTGTAGGATAA
- a CDS encoding conserved membrane protein of unknown function (Evidence 4 : Unknown function but conserved in other organisms) has translation MQKQNRTVYFLCQSALIAAAYAVLTLAAAALGWAYGPIQFRFSEALTILPALTPAAVPGLAVGCFLANLGSPLGPVDWIFGTLATLLAALWSRSLRHIKVRGVPILAPLPPIICNALIIGLEIACLGDSGFSMSGFSMAAFLPNALYVGLGELVICYGLGLPLLYILEHVLQKNSHLKTLFPQN, from the coding sequence ATGCAAAAACAAAATCGTACCGTCTATTTTCTATGCCAAAGCGCATTGATTGCCGCTGCTTATGCGGTCTTGACCCTTGCCGCGGCTGCGCTCGGTTGGGCTTACGGTCCAATACAGTTTCGCTTTAGCGAAGCGCTCACCATACTGCCCGCTCTAACTCCGGCTGCAGTGCCGGGACTCGCTGTTGGATGCTTTTTAGCAAATCTCGGCAGTCCTTTAGGCCCGGTCGATTGGATCTTCGGGACACTTGCTACCCTTTTGGCAGCATTATGGAGCCGTTCTCTGCGCCATATTAAGGTTCGCGGAGTCCCTATTTTGGCGCCGCTCCCACCGATCATCTGCAATGCCTTAATCATTGGGCTTGAGATTGCCTGTCTCGGAGATTCCGGCTTTTCAATGAGCGGATTTTCCATGGCGGCTTTTTTACCAAATGCGCTTTATGTCGGCCTAGGAGAACTGGTGATCTGTTATGGTCTGGGACTGCCGCTTCTCTATATTTTAGAACATGTTTTGCAAAAGAACAGTCATTTAAAAACACTTTTCCCTCAAAATTAA
- the asnB gene encoding Asparagine synthetase [glutamine-hydrolyzing] 1 yields the protein MCGLTGFTGEVLDYNEVIGKMTDVITHRGPDSSGVYTDDGICMGFRRLSIIDIAATGDQPIYNEDKNLVITFNGEIYNYQKLREELIGLGHQFYTHTDTEVILHGFEEWQEKVLDRLRGMFCFAIWNRKEKSLFMARDFFGIKPMHYAMVDGHLVYGSEIKSILEFPGFEKKLNLKALDSYLSFEYVVPPQTMFEGITVLLPGHYLWYKDGEVTTTRYWEPKFEEDNSITEEQAVKMIEDVFEDSVQTHRIADVEVGCFLSSGVDSSYVASYFGGQKSFTVGFGEDIRYNEISYAQDLSKEVGLDHHYKLISPEEYWGNIKKVQYHMDQPEADASCIALYFVSKIASQYVKVVLSGEGADELFGGYNIYHEPDDLARYKRIPLPIRKALAKLAEAMPFRFKGKNFLIRGAQDIEESFIGNCSMITMKEKRAILRPEIPVYRPQELTKPIYDRVKDQDDVTKMQYLDLHVWMAGDILLKADRMSMANSLELRVPFLDKDVWEVARHLPKKLRVNSQNTKYAMRKAAERHLPQSTAQKKKLGFPVPTRVWLREEPYYTIVKNAFQSETSKKFFNPDALIKLLDEHKAGKVDNNRKIWTIFVFLMWYDVYFNGASHEPGSEPVMSK from the coding sequence ATGTGCGGATTGACAGGTTTTACCGGAGAAGTACTTGATTATAATGAAGTCATCGGGAAAATGACCGATGTAATCACCCACCGCGGACCGGATTCCAGCGGTGTTTATACAGATGACGGCATTTGCATGGGATTCCGCCGTCTCTCTATCATTGATATTGCCGCAACCGGCGACCAGCCGATTTACAACGAAGACAAGAACTTAGTGATCACCTTTAACGGTGAAATTTATAATTATCAGAAACTGCGCGAAGAATTGATCGGTCTTGGCCATCAGTTTTACACCCATACCGATACCGAAGTCATTCTTCATGGTTTTGAAGAGTGGCAGGAAAAAGTTTTGGATCGGCTGCGCGGGATGTTCTGCTTTGCGATCTGGAATCGTAAAGAAAAAAGTCTTTTTATGGCCCGTGATTTCTTTGGCATTAAGCCAATGCACTATGCGATGGTCGACGGTCATCTTGTTTACGGCAGCGAAATTAAATCGATCCTGGAATTTCCGGGGTTCGAAAAGAAACTGAATCTTAAAGCGCTCGACAGCTATCTTTCTTTTGAATATGTCGTGCCGCCTCAGACCATGTTTGAAGGAATTACCGTGCTTTTACCCGGCCATTATCTTTGGTATAAAGATGGAGAAGTCACCACGACCCGCTACTGGGAACCAAAATTTGAGGAAGACAATTCCATCACTGAAGAACAGGCAGTCAAGATGATTGAAGATGTCTTTGAAGACAGTGTCCAAACGCATCGAATTGCCGATGTAGAAGTTGGCTGCTTCCTTTCGAGTGGTGTGGATTCCAGCTACGTTGCTTCCTATTTTGGCGGACAAAAATCCTTTACCGTTGGATTCGGCGAGGATATTCGCTACAATGAAATCAGCTACGCACAGGATCTTTCCAAAGAAGTTGGGCTTGATCATCATTATAAACTCATCAGCCCAGAAGAATACTGGGGCAATATTAAAAAAGTTCAGTATCATATGGATCAGCCCGAAGCCGATGCTTCCTGCATTGCACTGTATTTTGTGAGCAAAATTGCCAGCCAATATGTAAAAGTCGTCCTTTCCGGTGAAGGAGCAGATGAGCTCTTCGGCGGATATAATATTTATCATGAGCCGGACGATCTGGCCCGCTATAAAAGGATTCCTCTCCCGATCCGCAAAGCGCTTGCAAAGCTTGCAGAAGCAATGCCTTTCCGCTTTAAGGGCAAGAATTTTCTCATTCGCGGCGCGCAGGATATTGAGGAAAGTTTTATCGGCAACTGCAGCATGATTACCATGAAGGAAAAGCGTGCGATTCTTCGCCCGGAGATCCCCGTATACCGTCCGCAGGAACTCACAAAGCCAATTTATGATCGGGTAAAAGATCAAGATGATGTTACCAAGATGCAGTATCTTGATCTGCATGTTTGGATGGCCGGCGATATTCTTTTAAAAGCAGACCGTATGAGCATGGCAAACTCGCTAGAGCTTCGGGTCCCATTCCTCGATAAAGACGTCTGGGAAGTTGCCCGCCATCTGCCCAAAAAGCTGCGGGTAAATTCTCAGAATACAAAATACGCCATGCGCAAAGCCGCCGAGCGCCATTTACCGCAATCTACCGCTCAGAAAAAGAAACTGGGATTTCCGGTACCGACTCGGGTGTGGCTGCGAGAAGAACCTTATTACACCATTGTAAAAAATGCTTTCCAGAGTGAGACCTCCAAAAAATTCTTTAACCCTGATGCATTAATTAAGCTGCTTGATGAGCATAAAGCCGGAAAAGTTGATAATAATCGTAAGATCTGGACTATTTTCGTCTTTTTAATGTGGTACGATGTTTACTTTAATGGTGCTTCTCATGAACCTGGCAGCGAACCTGTGATGTCGAAATAA
- a CDS encoding CpXC protein, which yields MSTKITKEITCPSCGKSDSIGMFQSIRSDDEELRKKIMDETLFDWNCTHCGFSAEFVYPCLYHDISHYLMVYLVPEKEEKSLKDVKVASQFPQLSELSKRSVTTLQQMKEKILIFESGLDDIAIEVVKAGMKTAAEKKYQKPVEKGLFCFSDPKDQRIGFQFFLKGQEEPLKRAVSMNTYKTALHIVNSCYESTKDDFIQVDNHLAEKILERYQNEEAASSNQESTND from the coding sequence ATGTCGACAAAAATAACAAAAGAAATCACCTGCCCTTCCTGCGGAAAATCTGATTCCATCGGAATGTTTCAGAGTATTCGCTCGGATGACGAAGAACTTCGCAAAAAGATTATGGACGAAACCCTTTTCGACTGGAACTGCACTCACTGTGGATTTTCGGCGGAATTTGTGTATCCGTGCCTCTATCATGATATTTCTCATTATTTAATGGTTTATTTAGTCCCCGAAAAAGAGGAAAAATCTTTAAAAGATGTAAAAGTCGCTTCTCAGTTTCCACAGCTTTCGGAACTCAGTAAACGGTCCGTTACAACTTTACAGCAGATGAAGGAAAAAATTCTGATTTTTGAAAGCGGCCTGGATGACATCGCCATTGAAGTTGTCAAGGCAGGCATGAAAACAGCTGCAGAAAAGAAATACCAAAAGCCGGTTGAAAAGGGATTATTCTGTTTTTCTGACCCAAAAGATCAGCGGATTGGATTTCAGTTTTTTCTCAAAGGACAAGAAGAGCCCCTAAAGCGTGCAGTAAGCATGAACACTTACAAAACCGCTCTTCATATCGTCAACTCTTGCTATGAATCAACCAAGGACGATTTTATTCAGGTGGACAACCATCTGGCAGAAAAGATCTTGGAACGTTACCAAAATGAGGAAGCTGCTTCCTCCAATCAAGAATCAACAAACGATTGA